Proteins from a genomic interval of Chroococcidiopsis thermalis PCC 7203:
- a CDS encoding DUF1830 domain-containing protein, with protein sequence MTVSARGNYVPDDKRIAWFRLFGLRIFLIGTKKRVIFPRQRLLFEALPQAQLEIYTGEFPSAVLSDRIPYQCLRVIS encoded by the coding sequence ATGACTGTATCTGCTAGAGGAAACTATGTACCCGACGACAAAAGAATCGCCTGGTTCAGATTATTCGGATTGCGAATATTCCTAATTGGTACGAAGAAGCGCGTGATTTTTCCCAGACAGCGCCTCTTATTTGAAGCATTGCCCCAAGCACAATTAGAAATTTATACAGGTGAGTTCCCTAGTGCCGTTCTCTCGGATCGAATTCCATACCAGTGCCTGCGAGTAATTAGCTAA
- a CDS encoding SufE family protein → MPSVTKPLPPSLELIVRRFQQISEPKRRYEYLLWFAKRVPELPETEKIPENKVLGCVSQVYIAAALTDGKVTFCGDADAQITKGLVGLLMEGLNGLTPDEIAQLTPEFIQQTGLNVSLTPSRSNGFYNIFQMMQKKAVACQLTNPQLFK, encoded by the coding sequence ATGCCGTCTGTCACCAAGCCTTTACCCCCTAGCTTAGAGCTTATTGTGCGGCGGTTCCAGCAGATTTCGGAACCTAAGCGACGCTATGAATATCTACTCTGGTTTGCCAAGCGGGTGCCAGAATTACCCGAGACTGAGAAAATCCCAGAGAATAAGGTGCTGGGGTGCGTATCCCAGGTTTATATCGCGGCGGCTTTAACAGATGGTAAAGTCACCTTCTGCGGAGATGCCGACGCTCAAATTACCAAAGGACTAGTAGGTTTGCTGATGGAAGGATTAAATGGATTAACACCCGACGAGATTGCTCAACTGACACCAGAATTTATCCAGCAAACCGGACTGAACGTGAGTCTTACCCCTTCCCGCAGCAATGGCTTTTACAACATCTTCCAGATGATGCAGAAAAAGGCTGTGGCGTGCCAACTTACCAATCCACAATTATTCAAATAG
- a CDS encoding CobW family GTP-binding protein yields MTSTITSPTETALAIPKRGMPVTIITGFLGSGKTTLLNYILSNRQDLKVAVLVNEFGDINIDSQLLVSMDEDMVELSNGCICCTINDGLVDAVYRVLEQGDRVDYMVIETTGVADPLPIILTFLGTELRDLTHLDSIVTVVDTETFTPEHFESEAALKQIAYADMTLLNKTDLASPEKVKELEAYINTVKVGARILHTQHGKAPLPLILDAQLTQPEAYREFLDEEATAGEEHDEHKHDEHHHHEHDRHEHHHHEHHHHHSHHLENDGFVSVSFESDRPMDVKKFESFLQEQLPKDVFRAKGILWFSDSDLRNIFQLSGPRFDLQAEEWRTPPKNQVVFIGRNLNADEIKQNLTCCLA; encoded by the coding sequence ATGACTAGCACCATCACTTCTCCAACCGAAACAGCTCTAGCAATTCCTAAACGGGGAATGCCCGTGACCATCATTACAGGTTTTTTAGGCAGCGGCAAAACAACTTTGTTAAACTACATTTTAAGCAATCGCCAAGATTTGAAGGTGGCAGTTTTAGTCAACGAGTTTGGCGATATCAACATCGATAGTCAATTACTGGTATCGATGGATGAAGACATGGTAGAACTCAGCAATGGTTGTATTTGCTGCACGATTAATGATGGGTTAGTAGATGCAGTTTATCGAGTGCTGGAGCAAGGCGATCGCGTAGATTACATGGTAATTGAAACAACAGGTGTTGCCGATCCACTACCAATTATCCTGACGTTTTTGGGGACAGAATTGCGGGACTTAACCCACTTGGACTCAATTGTAACCGTTGTTGACACTGAGACATTTACACCAGAGCATTTTGAGAGTGAAGCGGCGTTGAAACAGATTGCTTATGCAGATATGACTTTGTTGAACAAAACCGATCTTGCCTCTCCAGAGAAGGTGAAGGAGTTGGAGGCATACATCAACACGGTAAAAGTAGGAGCCAGAATTCTCCACACTCAACATGGTAAAGCGCCATTGCCATTGATTTTAGATGCCCAGTTGACTCAGCCAGAGGCATACCGAGAATTTCTGGATGAAGAAGCAACCGCAGGCGAGGAGCATGACGAGCATAAGCATGACGAGCATCATCACCACGAACACGATCGCCACGAACATCATCATCACGAGCATCACCATCACCATTCCCACCACTTAGAAAATGATGGATTTGTGTCGGTATCGTTTGAGAGCGATCGCCCAATGGATGTGAAAAAGTTTGAATCTTTTTTGCAAGAACAGTTACCCAAAGATGTATTCCGTGCCAAAGGCATTCTCTGGTTTTCAGATAGCGATTTGCGTAACATTTTTCAACTGAGCGGTCCCCGCTTCGACCTGCAAGCAGAAGAGTGGCGCACCCCACCCAAAAACCAGGTTGTTTTCATTGGGCGCAATCTGAATGCAGATGAAATCAAGCAAAATCTGACTTGCTGCCTTGCTTGA
- the folE gene encoding GTP cyclohydrolase I FolE — MTFSISPDEILKQSAIATAKSPVSEAEMMQAVRTLLLGMGEDPDREGLRDTPKRVVKALKFLTSGYRQSLDELLNGAIFHEDADEMVLVRDIDLFSSCEHHILPIIGRAHVAYIPNGKVIGLSKIARICEMYARRLQVQERLTVQIADALQGLLKPQGVAVVVEATHMCMVMRGVQKPGSWTVSSAMRGVFADDAKTRQEFMSLVRHSPAFH; from the coding sequence ATGACATTTTCGATTTCACCAGACGAGATTCTGAAACAATCTGCGATCGCCACAGCAAAGTCACCCGTTTCTGAAGCAGAGATGATGCAAGCCGTTCGCACGTTGCTGTTAGGCATGGGTGAAGATCCCGATCGCGAAGGTTTGCGCGATACGCCTAAACGAGTTGTAAAAGCACTCAAATTTCTCACATCTGGCTATCGTCAATCCCTAGACGAACTGCTCAACGGAGCTATCTTCCACGAAGATGCGGATGAAATGGTTCTGGTACGGGATATCGATTTGTTTAGCTCTTGCGAACATCATATTTTACCAATTATTGGTAGAGCGCATGTTGCCTATATTCCCAACGGTAAAGTCATTGGCTTATCCAAAATTGCCCGCATTTGTGAAATGTACGCTCGTCGCTTGCAAGTGCAGGAACGCCTGACGGTTCAGATTGCCGATGCGCTTCAGGGTTTATTGAAGCCACAAGGAGTTGCGGTAGTGGTCGAAGCAACTCATATGTGCATGGTGATGCGCGGCGTGCAGAAACCTGGGTCTTGGACGGTTAGTAGTGCCATGCGTGGGGTCTTTGCAGACGATGCCAAAACTCGCCAGGAGTTTATGAGTTTAGTGCGGCACTCTCCAGCATTCCATTAG
- a CDS encoding CobW family GTP-binding protein produces the protein MLETLAISPQLIPVTIITGFLGSGKTTLLNQILQNLNGWKVAVLVNEFGDINIDSQLLIAVDEETIELTNGCICCTINDNLADVVYRLLERRDRLDYLVVETTGVANPLPIALTFLGTELRNMTHLDSIVTVVDVENFTLKEHYASEAALSQITYGDIILLNKTDLVSETTVDAIENQIRDIKEGTRILRSEYGKVPLPLILDVNLAEAGSFPQALAAADLPSNHLNNDGLMSVSFRSDRPFALKKFQQFLDYHLPENVFRAKGILWFVESPKRHIFQLSGKRFTINDSEWESSPKNQMVLIGRKLNPLFLQQMLNNCLTW, from the coding sequence ATGCTGGAAACCCTTGCCATCTCGCCTCAACTAATCCCTGTAACCATCATCACCGGATTTTTGGGGAGTGGTAAAACAACCTTACTCAATCAAATTCTGCAAAACTTGAATGGTTGGAAAGTAGCTGTTTTGGTTAACGAGTTTGGTGACATCAACATTGATAGTCAGTTGTTGATTGCTGTCGATGAGGAGACGATCGAGCTGACCAACGGCTGTATCTGTTGCACGATCAACGACAATCTAGCTGATGTCGTCTATCGGCTGTTAGAACGGCGCGATCGGCTCGACTATCTCGTAGTAGAAACTACAGGAGTGGCTAATCCGCTTCCCATTGCCCTGACATTTCTGGGGACAGAACTGCGAAACATGACGCATCTGGACTCGATCGTCACCGTTGTGGACGTGGAAAACTTTACGTTGAAAGAGCATTACGCCAGTGAAGCCGCTCTGAGTCAAATTACTTATGGTGACATAATTCTTTTGAATAAAACGGATTTAGTGTCTGAGACAACTGTAGATGCGATTGAAAATCAAATCCGCGATATTAAAGAAGGAACCAGAATTTTGCGCTCTGAATATGGAAAAGTTCCTTTGCCATTAATTCTAGATGTCAATCTTGCCGAAGCCGGATCTTTCCCCCAAGCATTAGCCGCCGCCGATCTCCCTTCCAACCATCTCAATAATGATGGGTTGATGTCAGTATCATTTCGGAGCGATCGACCCTTTGCCTTGAAGAAATTTCAACAGTTTCTCGATTACCATCTGCCGGAAAATGTATTTCGAGCCAAAGGGATTTTGTGGTTTGTCGAAAGCCCCAAACGCCATATATTTCAACTCAGCGGTAAACGCTTCACCATTAACGATAGCGAGTGGGAGTCATCCCCCAAAAATCAAATGGTGTTAATTGGACGCAAGCTCAATCCTTTATTTCTGCAACAGATGTTGAATAACTGTTTAACTTGGTAA
- the hisI gene encoding phosphoribosyl-AMP cyclohydrolase: MNSNTLTNENLLWIERLKFNDRGIIPAIAQDYRDNTVLMMAWMNRESIQRTLETGEVHYWSRSRAELWHKGATSGHIQKVKQLFYDCDRDTILIKIEQVGDIACHMGARSCFFNFVPIYPR; encoded by the coding sequence ATGAACTCAAATACTCTGACAAACGAAAATCTGCTCTGGATCGAACGACTGAAGTTTAACGATCGGGGAATAATTCCGGCGATCGCTCAAGATTATCGGGACAATACCGTTTTGATGATGGCATGGATGAATCGGGAATCGATTCAGCGCACCTTAGAAACAGGCGAAGTTCACTACTGGAGCCGCTCCCGTGCGGAACTTTGGCACAAAGGGGCGACAAGCGGACATATCCAGAAGGTGAAGCAGCTTTTTTATGACTGCGATCGCGACACGATTCTAATTAAAATCGAACAGGTAGGTGATATTGCCTGCCATATGGGAGCGAGAAGTTGCTTTTTCAACTTCGTGCCTATTTACCCTCGCTAA
- a CDS encoding putative toxin-antitoxin system toxin component, PIN family, whose product MYVFDSCILVAALRSRRGASFLILSALRQRAITGCLSEALFLEYADVLKRDENLRQFWTSPEEVDVVLGVLADVLQPVPIYFQWRPQLSDPNDERVLECAINAQATAIVTFNERDFLPSTSQFGIAVIQPRVLVRALNLKECLSE is encoded by the coding sequence ATGTATGTTTTCGATAGCTGCATTTTGGTTGCAGCACTACGCTCTCGACGAGGTGCTAGTTTTTTGATTCTGAGTGCTTTGAGGCAACGAGCCATTACTGGATGTCTTTCAGAAGCCCTTTTTCTGGAATATGCTGATGTATTGAAGCGCGATGAGAACCTACGACAGTTTTGGACTTCACCAGAGGAGGTCGATGTGGTGCTAGGAGTGCTGGCAGATGTTTTGCAGCCAGTTCCCATCTATTTCCAATGGCGACCGCAACTAAGCGATCCCAATGACGAAAGAGTTTTAGAATGTGCTATTAATGCTCAGGCTACGGCAATTGTCACGTTTAACGAACGAGACTTCCTGCCCTCTACATCACAATTCGGCATCGCAGTGATTCAGCCTAGGGTTTTGGTTCGAGCCTTGAATTTAAAGGAGTGTTTAAGCGAATGA